Proteins from one Pseudarthrobacter sp. BIM B-2242 genomic window:
- a CDS encoding CPBP family intramembrane glutamic endopeptidase: protein MPVRKGQLREWVARHDIVLYLVLAYVISWSIWPLVLLNPESSPLVPFGPGLAAVLVAAVAGGRAGLLGLLRQLGKWRVNPVWYGVALGVPLAVPAAAFGVAVFAGASVPSWEPSDVLQVAGSLAATMVIVGIFEELGWRGFLLPRLQRRRSALAAALIVGSVWLPWHLPELVSDPDQRPLVPFAIYVVAQAVLLAWLYNSTQASLPVVILFHAAFNSFTKFFLSELQGSAYGAAWWALACLSAVLAVAVIGYAGSRNLVRGDARPVRA, encoded by the coding sequence ATGCCGGTCCGGAAAGGTCAGTTGCGGGAGTGGGTGGCCCGCCATGACATTGTGCTTTACCTCGTGCTTGCCTACGTCATTTCCTGGAGCATCTGGCCGCTGGTCCTCCTGAACCCTGAGAGCAGCCCACTGGTGCCATTTGGTCCGGGGCTGGCTGCCGTCCTTGTTGCTGCGGTGGCGGGAGGCCGTGCGGGGTTGCTCGGCCTTCTGCGTCAGCTTGGAAAATGGCGGGTCAACCCCGTGTGGTACGGCGTGGCACTGGGCGTGCCGCTGGCCGTCCCCGCCGCAGCCTTCGGCGTAGCGGTTTTCGCAGGGGCGTCCGTTCCATCCTGGGAGCCGTCAGACGTGCTGCAGGTCGCCGGGTCCCTCGCCGCCACCATGGTCATCGTGGGCATCTTCGAAGAGCTCGGATGGCGAGGGTTTCTGCTCCCGCGCCTGCAACGACGTCGCAGCGCGTTAGCTGCCGCCTTGATCGTGGGATCGGTGTGGCTGCCATGGCACCTCCCCGAATTGGTGTCGGACCCGGACCAGCGTCCCTTGGTTCCGTTCGCGATCTATGTTGTGGCGCAGGCGGTGTTGCTCGCGTGGCTGTACAACAGTACGCAGGCAAGTTTGCCGGTGGTGATCCTGTTCCACGCAGCCTTCAACAGCTTCACGAAGTTCTTCCTTTCTGAACTGCAGGGGAGCGCATACGGCGCAGCGTGGTGGGCCTTGGCCTGCCTTAGTGCCGTCCTGGCGGTGGCCGTCATCGGCTATGCCGGGAGCCGCAACCTGGTCAGAGGCGACGCTAGGCCCGTCCGCGCGTGA
- a CDS encoding HAD-IIA family hydrolase — protein MTDVSLISLFDALLADLDGVVYEGPHAIPGAVESLQQLAGLGIGLGYVTNNASRTPAQVAAHLRELGAPAEDDQVVSSSQAAAELLSSMLRPGAKVLITGSPALAQEIELAGLTPVSSQDEEPVAVVQGFNPGIGWKDLAEAAFVVSAGALWVATNTDMSIPQARGMAPGNGTLVAAVTAATGQTPLVAGKPEAPLFHAAAKRLAADRPLVVGDRLDTDILGGNNAGFATVAVLTGVDTKHTILAARTAERPDYVISVLSDLHRPYPAISNDDATYRCGDAAAHVTGETVSVQGREDDINAWRAACAAWWAAVPDAAEARAPKLEWHTQ, from the coding sequence ATGACTGACGTTTCCCTGATCTCCCTTTTTGACGCCCTCTTGGCGGACCTTGACGGCGTGGTGTATGAAGGCCCGCACGCCATCCCCGGCGCCGTCGAGTCACTGCAGCAGCTGGCCGGCCTGGGAATTGGCCTGGGCTATGTGACCAACAATGCCTCACGCACTCCCGCGCAGGTCGCCGCGCACCTCCGTGAACTCGGCGCCCCGGCGGAGGACGACCAGGTGGTCAGTTCATCGCAGGCCGCCGCCGAACTGCTGTCCTCCATGCTGCGGCCCGGGGCAAAGGTGCTGATCACCGGCAGCCCGGCGCTGGCCCAGGAGATCGAACTGGCGGGCCTGACTCCGGTCAGCAGCCAGGACGAGGAGCCGGTTGCAGTTGTCCAGGGGTTCAACCCGGGTATCGGGTGGAAGGACCTCGCCGAGGCCGCGTTCGTGGTGTCCGCAGGCGCGCTTTGGGTAGCCACAAATACGGACATGTCCATTCCGCAGGCACGCGGCATGGCTCCCGGCAACGGCACCCTCGTAGCCGCCGTCACGGCCGCCACCGGTCAGACGCCGCTTGTCGCGGGCAAACCGGAGGCCCCGCTCTTCCATGCAGCAGCCAAACGGCTCGCCGCCGACCGCCCCCTGGTGGTGGGCGACCGCCTGGACACGGACATCCTCGGCGGCAACAACGCCGGCTTTGCCACCGTGGCGGTGCTGACCGGCGTCGACACCAAGCACACCATCCTCGCGGCACGCACTGCCGAGCGCCCTGACTATGTCATCAGCGTACTCAGCGACCTGCACCGCCCGTACCCGGCCATCAGCAACGATGACGCAACGTACCGCTGCGGCGACGCTGCAGCGCACGTCACCGGGGAGACAGTCAGCGTCCAGGGCCGCGAGGATGACATCAACGCCTGGCGCGCGGCCTGCGCTGCCTGGTGGGCTGCCGTGCCGGACGCTGCCGAAGCAAGGGCGCCGAAACTCGAATGGCACACTCAGTAG